The genome window CATCCACCCCTTACCCAAAGGGCAGATGGGGGGTGCTTTCCCCTACTTGCTCGGGCCGGCCCACTGGCTGATCCGGAAGATGACGAATTCAGCCGGCTTCACAATGGCAACGCCGATCTCGGTGACCACCTGCCCCAGGTCGCGGACCTCCTGCGGGTTGGTCTCGGCATCGCACTTGACGAAGAAGGCCTCCTGGGGCGTACTGCCGAACAGCGCCCCGGAACGCCAGACATTGGTAAGGAATGCGGTCACGTTCCGGTTGATCTTGGCCCAGAGCGCCTGGTCGTTCGGCTCGAACACCACCCACTGGGTCCCCTCGTCAATGGACTCGCGGATGAAGTTGATGAGCCGGCGAACGTTGATGTAGACCCATTCAGGGTCGCCGCTTGGGTCGGAGGCAAGGGTACGCGCCCCCCAGACCTTGATGGTACCGTTGAATTCGCGGATGCAATTGACGCCCCGCGGGTTCAGGCTCCCCTGGAGCGGCTTGCCGATCCGGTACTTGAGCCCGAGCGCCCCCATCACCACCTCGTTGGCCGGCGCCTTGTGGACGCCGCGCTGGGCATCGGAGCGGGCATAGATCCCGGCCAGATGGCCGCTGGGGGGGACGGCTATCCTGGTCCCCATCGGCTGGAGGGGGTCGGAGACCTCGATCCAGGGGAAATAGAACGCGCCATACCCCTTGGGATTGGCTGACGGCCGCCAGATGCCCGAATCGTCGGTGGAAATCACCAGGTTGTCGTCGGCGATGTCACGGGCGCAGTCGAGGATCGACACCCGGTCTTCCATCAGCTGGCAGTGGCTCACCAGCGTGGCATGGACCGCGTTGAGGGCGTCCTGGGCAGTGTCGGGGGGAAGCGGAGCGGCAAGCACGGCGATCTCGTCGATATCCTTGAACTGGTCGACGGCATTGTCGACGTCATCCACGGTGGTTACCCGGGTCACCCAGCAGCGGGTGCCGCCGTTGTTGAAGAAGCCGTAGACCGCATGGGCCAAATACTGGTTGGCAGCGCAGAAATCCCCGAACTTGGTCTTGAACTCTTCCCAGTTGTTGATCGGCGTAGGGTCAAGGGCTGCAACCTGGGTGTAATTCCCCCCTCCCGGTTTCGCCGGCATGCCGGTCCCCGTGATATCCGCGGAAATCCCCACGAATCCGGCCGTGCTCGTACCGACCCCGGCGATCGGTTTTACCGCTGACGGCACCTCTTCCACATAGACTCCCGGTGCGAGATATTCAGCCATGTCTTCCTCCTTTTTGATGTTGTTCGTGCATCCTCACGTCGCTATGTCAATGAATGACAGCCAGTTGCATGTCTGCGACAGCCATCAGGACTCTCCCCACGCCGTTGCGCGCTACGGTCGCCTGTGTCGTGGCCGTTCCGTACCGGCTCCCCCGCACCGATACCGACGCTTCCAGTTCATACTCCCCGTCCGCGAGATCCAGTACGTGAAAATGGCCGTCCAATTCCGTTATGACTTCGCATGCCACCGTTGCCGAAGAGATGACCACCCGCGCACCGGGGATCGGCTTTCCCGTCGCCGTCTCGGTCACCTTGCCCGCAATTGCCACCTGATG of Geobacter sp. contains these proteins:
- a CDS encoding phage tail sheath family protein, with the protein product MAEYLAPGVYVEEVPSAVKPIAGVGTSTAGFVGISADITGTGMPAKPGGGNYTQVAALDPTPINNWEEFKTKFGDFCAANQYLAHAVYGFFNNGGTRCWVTRVTTVDDVDNAVDQFKDIDEIAVLAAPLPPDTAQDALNAVHATLVSHCQLMEDRVSILDCARDIADDNLVISTDDSGIWRPSANPKGYGAFYFPWIEVSDPLQPMGTRIAVPPSGHLAGIYARSDAQRGVHKAPANEVVMGALGLKYRIGKPLQGSLNPRGVNCIREFNGTIKVWGARTLASDPSGDPEWVYINVRRLINFIRESIDEGTQWVVFEPNDQALWAKINRNVTAFLTNVWRSGALFGSTPQEAFFVKCDAETNPQEVRDLGQVVTEIGVAIVKPAEFVIFRISQWAGPSK